One part of the Pannonibacter sp. XCT-53 genome encodes these proteins:
- a CDS encoding methyl-accepting chemotaxis protein, giving the protein MRISVKLPVVMIGASMFCALVVGVASYLVASAVVREQGDETLLALADTTAKAAVDHIHSLQASLVAQAGGMTVRTAVAEFASGWSKYESGAAAAVIDAYITRNPEPETSRENFDRSGRKPYEKAHKSFHSILRDQMQDQGLSDLLLVDSDGNVIYTVRKQANLAVNVKDPAVAATPFGQVAAAALAGAEATVHVARFQPDPLLGGRIESYLATPVVIGSKVIGALVYGAPRAALDQAVASYSGLGETGNVFLLGPDGLILNDSLRTGVDDRLGASFRDAGLVPEARRLPRKSEMSLATGEVLSVAVSPFEVNGTPHALVVVQDVAEVLAPLQALRVWIAPIAAGCGLLVAVFSFVFARRFSTRLTGLSTAMRRLAEGDNDAPLPALRDVDEIDDMGRSVLVFRDNARARVRLEADQQAVQREREAQVRGLQLLIDEFRGEIGRVLDQVGATGDRMQSLASSLTQIAGETTEGAGSASSVSSDASANVETVAAAAEELSASIGEISRQVAEATRMMSSALDDALSTNARIGELAGAAQRIGDVVGLITAIAHQTNLLALNATIEAARAGEMGRGFAVVAAEVKDLANQTSQATEEISAQVAGIQAATEEAVRSIGRITAAMSSVNGYTTAIADGVVQQGKATTEISVSVRDASRGASRAASLMQAISAKAGSTSETATGVLRAAQEVNDSAGVLRERVDRFLSRVAAG; this is encoded by the coding sequence ATGCGGATTTCGGTGAAACTGCCGGTCGTCATGATCGGCGCAAGCATGTTCTGCGCGCTGGTTGTCGGTGTGGCCAGCTATCTCGTGGCTTCGGCCGTGGTGCGGGAACAGGGGGACGAGACCCTGCTCGCCCTCGCCGACACGACAGCCAAGGCGGCGGTCGATCACATCCACAGCCTGCAGGCCTCCCTCGTGGCCCAGGCCGGCGGCATGACGGTGCGCACGGCCGTCGCGGAGTTTGCCTCCGGCTGGTCGAAATACGAGAGCGGCGCGGCGGCGGCGGTGATCGACGCCTACATCACCCGCAACCCCGAGCCCGAGACGAGCCGGGAGAATTTCGACCGGTCGGGGCGCAAGCCCTACGAGAAGGCGCACAAGAGCTTCCACTCGATCCTGCGCGACCAGATGCAGGATCAGGGCCTGTCGGATCTCCTGCTCGTCGACAGCGATGGCAACGTCATCTACACGGTGCGCAAGCAGGCCAACCTGGCCGTCAACGTCAAGGATCCGGCCGTCGCGGCCACACCGTTCGGGCAGGTGGCTGCGGCCGCGCTCGCCGGGGCCGAGGCGACGGTCCATGTGGCCCGCTTCCAGCCCGACCCGCTGCTCGGGGGCCGGATCGAATCCTATCTCGCCACGCCGGTCGTCATTGGCTCCAAGGTGATCGGCGCCCTGGTCTATGGCGCCCCCAGGGCGGCGCTGGATCAGGCGGTCGCCAGCTACTCCGGTCTTGGCGAGACGGGCAACGTGTTCCTGCTCGGCCCGGACGGGCTCATCCTCAACGACAGCCTGCGCACCGGGGTCGATGACCGGCTGGGCGCGTCGTTCCGTGACGCCGGTCTCGTACCGGAGGCGCGCAGGCTGCCGCGCAAGAGCGAGATGTCCCTTGCCACTGGCGAGGTGCTGAGTGTCGCCGTGTCGCCCTTCGAGGTGAACGGCACGCCGCATGCGCTGGTGGTGGTGCAGGACGTGGCGGAGGTTCTGGCGCCGCTGCAGGCGCTGCGGGTCTGGATCGCGCCCATCGCGGCCGGCTGCGGCCTTCTGGTCGCCGTCTTCTCCTTCGTCTTTGCCCGCCGCTTCTCGACGCGGCTCACCGGCCTGTCCACGGCCATGCGCCGCCTCGCCGAAGGGGACAATGACGCACCACTGCCGGCGCTGCGGGATGTGGACGAGATCGACGACATGGGGCGCTCGGTTCTCGTGTTCCGCGACAATGCCCGTGCACGGGTCCGGCTCGAGGCCGACCAGCAGGCGGTCCAGCGCGAACGCGAGGCGCAGGTGCGCGGACTTCAGCTGCTCATCGACGAGTTCCGGGGCGAGATCGGCCGGGTTCTCGATCAGGTCGGCGCCACCGGGGACCGCATGCAGAGCCTTGCGTCCAGCCTGACGCAGATCGCCGGCGAGACCACGGAGGGCGCCGGCTCGGCGTCCAGCGTGTCCTCGGATGCGTCGGCGAATGTGGAAACGGTGGCCGCCGCTGCCGAGGAACTGTCGGCCTCCATCGGCGAGATCTCGCGCCAGGTGGCGGAGGCGACCCGCATGATGTCCTCGGCGCTCGACGACGCCCTCTCCACCAATGCCAGGATCGGCGAGCTTGCCGGCGCGGCGCAGCGGATCGGCGATGTGGTCGGGCTCATCACCGCCATTGCCCACCAGACCAACCTTCTGGCGCTCAATGCCACGATCGAGGCGGCGCGGGCCGGCGAGATGGGGCGCGGCTTTGCCGTGGTCGCCGCCGAGGTGAAGGATCTGGCCAACCAGACCAGCCAGGCGACCGAGGAGATCAGTGCCCAGGTTGCCGGCATCCAGGCGGCGACCGAGGAGGCCGTGCGCTCCATCGGCCGCATCACCGCGGCCATGTCCAGCGTCAACGGCTACACCACGGCAATTGCCGACGGGGTGGTGCAGCAGGGCAAGGCAACGACCGAGATTTCGGTCAGCGTGCGGGACGCCTCGCGCGGGGCCAGCCGCGCGGCCAGCCTGATGCAGGCCATTTCCGCCAAGGCCGGGTCCACCAGCGAGACGGCAACCGGGGTGCTGCGCGCGGCGCAGGAAGTCAACGACAGCGCCGGCGTGCTGCGCGAGCGGGTCGACCGCTTTCTCTCGCGTGTTGCCGCCGGCTGA
- a CDS encoding ribose-phosphate pyrophosphokinase — protein MKIVAGNSNRALAEEISKYLDVPLAHCQVRRFADQEVFVELQENVRGEDVFVVQSTSYPANDHLMELLIIIDALRRSSARRITAVVPYFGYARQDRRASGRTPISAKLVANLITEAGADRVLTLDLHAGQIQGFFDIPTDNLFAAPVMTRDIKERYATDNVMVVSPDVGGVVRARALAKRIDAPLAIVDKRRDRPGESEVMNIIGTVDGKDCILVDDIVDSGGTLCNAAEALLNKGAKSVTAYITHGVLSGGAVARVSASKLKELVITNSIEPTAAVIAAANIRTISIAPLMGEAINRTALEESVSSLFD, from the coding sequence ATGAAAATCGTCGCGGGCAATTCCAATCGCGCGCTCGCCGAAGAGATCTCCAAGTACCTCGATGTCCCGCTGGCGCATTGCCAGGTCCGGCGCTTCGCCGATCAGGAGGTCTTCGTCGAACTTCAGGAAAACGTGCGTGGCGAGGATGTCTTCGTGGTTCAGTCCACGAGCTATCCGGCCAATGACCACCTGATGGAACTCCTGATCATCATCGATGCGCTGCGCCGCTCCTCCGCGCGCCGCATCACCGCCGTGGTCCCCTATTTCGGCTATGCCCGCCAGGACCGCCGCGCCTCCGGCCGCACGCCGATCTCGGCCAAGCTGGTCGCCAACCTGATCACCGAAGCTGGTGCCGACCGCGTCCTGACGCTGGACCTGCACGCCGGCCAGATCCAGGGCTTCTTCGACATCCCGACCGACAACCTGTTCGCCGCCCCGGTGATGACCCGCGACATCAAGGAGCGTTACGCGACCGACAATGTCATGGTCGTCTCGCCGGACGTCGGCGGCGTGGTGCGCGCCCGCGCGCTGGCCAAGCGCATCGATGCGCCGCTCGCCATCGTCGACAAGCGCCGCGACCGGCCGGGCGAGTCGGAAGTCATGAACATCATCGGCACCGTCGACGGCAAGGACTGCATCCTGGTCGACGACATCGTCGACAGCGGCGGCACGCTGTGCAACGCCGCCGAGGCGCTGCTGAACAAGGGCGCGAAGTCGGTGACCGCCTACATCACCCACGGCGTCCTGTCCGGCGGTGCGGTGGCCCGCGTCTCCGCCTCGAAGCTGAAGGAACTGGTGATCACCAATTCCATCGAGCCGACCGCCGCCGTCATCGCCGCCGCCAACATCCGCACGATCTCGATCGCTCCGCTGATGGGCGAGGCGATCAACCGCACGGCGCTGGAAGAATCGGTGTCGAGCCTGTTCGACTGA
- a CDS encoding MOSC domain-containing protein produces MTQTLEATILAVFTGKARDRWEGKAPSAIAKEAATGPLWLSATGLAGDEQADRAVHGGPEKALHHYAADHMSAWASTFPDSAEFFRPGCFGENIASLGLTETTLCLGDVLELDGATVQICQGRQPCWKLNLHTGQPAMAPSFQKTGRTGWYYRVLAEGSVAAGGRIRLIDRPHGDWPLARLIAARFDPRLDPAVAAELAGLPVLAESWRTAFARKVDPAYTENTDRRLKG; encoded by the coding sequence ATGACCCAGACCCTAGAAGCCACCATTCTCGCCGTCTTCACCGGCAAGGCACGCGACCGCTGGGAGGGCAAGGCCCCAAGCGCCATCGCCAAGGAGGCCGCCACCGGACCGCTGTGGCTGTCGGCGACGGGACTGGCCGGCGACGAGCAGGCGGACCGGGCGGTGCATGGCGGACCGGAGAAGGCGCTGCACCACTACGCCGCCGACCATATGTCCGCCTGGGCGAGCACGTTCCCCGACAGCGCGGAGTTCTTCCGGCCGGGCTGCTTCGGCGAGAACATCGCAAGCCTCGGCCTGACCGAGACGACGCTCTGCCTCGGCGACGTGCTGGAGCTGGACGGCGCCACGGTGCAGATCTGCCAGGGCCGCCAGCCCTGCTGGAAACTGAACCTGCACACCGGCCAGCCCGCCATGGCCCCCTCGTTCCAGAAGACCGGCCGCACCGGCTGGTACTACCGGGTGCTGGCGGAAGGCAGCGTCGCCGCCGGCGGTCGCATCCGCCTGATCGACCGCCCGCATGGCGACTGGCCGCTGGCCCGCCTGATCGCCGCCCGGTTCGACCCGCGGCTGGATCCGGCCGTGGCGGCCGAACTGGCCGGACTGCCGGTGCTGGCCGAGAGCTGGCGCACCGCCTTCGCCCGCAAGGTCGATCCGGCCTACACCGAGAACACCGACCGCCGCCTGAAGGGCTGA
- the pgeF gene encoding peptidoglycan editing factor PgeF, whose translation MITSDLLDQPGVLRHGFFTRQGGVSGGIYESLNIGLGSDDDRAHVLENRARIAGKLAVAPERLVSPYQVHSPDVITVEAPFAADADRRADALVTATPGLALGISTADCGPVLFADLQARVIGAAHAGWRGALTGVLDNTIAAMEALGAERGRIRAVLGPTISRAAYEVGPEFQARFLEEAEGSGAFFSPSQKPGHFMFDLPAFILARLTAAGVGAAESLGLCTYADEERFFSYRRTTHRKEPDYGRLMSAIVIEGA comes from the coding sequence ATGATCACGTCTGACCTTCTCGACCAGCCCGGGGTCCTGCGGCACGGGTTCTTCACCCGGCAGGGCGGCGTGTCCGGGGGGATCTACGAGAGCCTGAACATCGGTCTGGGCTCCGACGACGACCGGGCCCATGTGCTGGAAAACCGGGCGCGGATTGCCGGGAAGCTGGCGGTTGCGCCGGAGCGGCTGGTGTCGCCCTATCAGGTCCACTCCCCCGACGTGATCACCGTCGAGGCCCCGTTTGCGGCGGATGCCGACCGGCGGGCCGATGCGCTGGTGACCGCGACGCCCGGACTGGCGCTCGGCATCTCGACGGCAGACTGCGGACCGGTGCTGTTTGCCGACCTGCAAGCGCGGGTGATCGGCGCAGCCCATGCCGGCTGGCGCGGGGCGCTGACCGGGGTGCTCGACAACACGATTGCAGCGATGGAAGCGCTGGGGGCCGAGCGCGGCCGGATCCGGGCCGTTCTGGGGCCGACGATCTCGCGCGCCGCCTATGAAGTCGGCCCGGAGTTTCAGGCCCGGTTCCTGGAGGAGGCCGAAGGCAGCGGGGCCTTCTTCAGCCCGTCGCAGAAGCCTGGGCATTTCATGTTCGACCTGCCGGCCTTCATCCTCGCCCGGCTGACGGCGGCCGGCGTCGGGGCTGCGGAAAGCCTCGGCCTCTGCACCTATGCCGACGAGGAGCGGTTCTTTTCGTATCGCCGGACCACCCATCGCAAGGAACCGGACTACGGCCGGCTGATGTCGGCCATCGTCATTGAGGGAGCATGA
- a CDS encoding M24 family metallopeptidase, producing MALHFSDDEFAARRARLQGRMGEEKLDAMLLFAQESMYWLTGYDTFGFCFFQCLVVTADGRQVLLTRSADQRQARHTSNIADVRIWVDRGGASPVAQLKELLFELDLLGARLGVEYDTHGMTGKIGRELDETLRSFAELRDASTVIPRLRAVKSPAELDYVREAARLADAAYLAALEEIRPGADEGRILAVLQGTILEGGGDYPGNEFIIGSGRDALLCRYKAGRRHLSERDQITLEFAGAYRHYHAALMRTVIVGEPTPRHVYMHEACLAALSAVETKLVPGSTFGDIFDAHAEAMDARDLMPHRLNACGYSLGARFTPSWMDWPMAYRGNEAGVEPNMVIFLHMILADSANETAMTLGRTYLTTESGPVPLSALPLDLAVKAG from the coding sequence ATGGCGCTGCATTTTTCGGATGACGAGTTCGCGGCCCGCCGCGCCCGGCTGCAGGGACGGATGGGCGAGGAGAAACTTGATGCCATGCTGCTCTTCGCGCAGGAGAGCATGTACTGGCTGACCGGCTACGACACGTTCGGCTTCTGCTTCTTCCAGTGCCTGGTGGTGACGGCGGACGGGCGGCAGGTGCTGCTGACCCGCTCCGCTGACCAGCGGCAGGCGCGGCACACCTCCAACATCGCCGACGTGCGGATCTGGGTGGACCGGGGCGGGGCAAGCCCGGTGGCACAGCTGAAGGAGCTGCTGTTCGAGCTGGACCTGCTCGGTGCCAGGCTTGGCGTCGAGTATGACACCCATGGCATGACCGGCAAGATCGGCCGCGAGCTGGACGAGACGCTGCGCAGCTTTGCCGAGCTGCGCGACGCCTCGACCGTGATCCCGCGCCTGCGCGCCGTGAAGAGCCCGGCCGAGCTGGACTATGTCCGCGAGGCCGCGCGGCTCGCCGATGCGGCCTATCTGGCGGCGCTGGAGGAGATCCGCCCGGGGGCCGACGAGGGCCGCATCCTGGCCGTGCTGCAGGGCACGATCCTGGAAGGCGGCGGCGACTATCCGGGCAACGAGTTCATCATCGGCTCGGGCCGCGACGCGCTGCTGTGCCGCTACAAGGCCGGGCGGCGGCACCTGTCCGAGCGCGACCAGATCACGCTGGAATTCGCGGGCGCCTATCGCCACTACCATGCCGCCCTGATGCGCACGGTGATCGTCGGCGAACCGACACCCCGGCATGTCTACATGCACGAGGCCTGCCTGGCAGCCCTGTCCGCGGTGGAGACGAAGCTGGTGCCCGGCAGCACCTTCGGCGACATCTTCGACGCCCACGCCGAGGCGATGGACGCACGGGACCTCATGCCCCACCGGCTCAACGCCTGCGGCTATTCGCTGGGCGCCCGCTTCACGCCGAGCTGGATGGACTGGCCGATGGCCTATCGCGGCAACGAGGCGGGGGTGGAGCCGAACATGGTCATCTTCCTGCACATGATCCTCGCCGATTCGGCCAACGAGACGGCCATGACCCTCGGCCGCACCTATCTGACCACCGAGAGCGGACCTGTGCCCTTGTCGGCACTGCCTCTCGACCTTGCCGTCAAGGCAGGCTAA